DNA sequence from the Calditrichota bacterium genome:
CATTAAAAGTCACGCTTTCGGCATCAGCGTGATGACGCAAAACATCGGCGGCATCGAGCGGCGCACCGGTCCCACAGAAGAACCTCTGGGGGATTTCAATGCGCACAACGTGATGGCAGGAATTTCCTACGCGCGCTATTTGTCGCACAATTTTGCCGTGGGAATCACTGCCAAGTTTCTTTACGAGAAAATTTATGTGGAAGAGAGCTCCGGCGCTGCGGTAGATATCGGCGTCCGCTATCAAACAAATGTCCCTGGTCTGACGACAGCCTTGGTGCTGCATAATTTTGGATTTGTTTCCGAATTGGAAAACGAATCCAGCAAACTGCCGCGCATGGTTCGTGTGGGCGCAGCCTATTTGCTGCCTCGAGAAATTTTACAGGGCAAAATCACGCTGGCCACGGATGTGGTTCAGGTTTTCGAAGGGACTTCCCATTTCAATCTGGGCGCGGAATATTTGCTGAAAAACATGCTGGCGTTCCGACT
Encoded proteins:
- a CDS encoding UPF0164 family protein — protein: MLKRTILLFGFLFLMIHFSQLQAGGPETTGLAFLKVGAGARSVGMGEAYSAVATDASAAYWNPAGLAAQGRSEFVFTHNKWLQEINNEFAAVSFHIKSHAFGISVMTQNIGGIERRTGPTEEPLGDFNAHNVMAGISYARYLSHNFAVGITAKFLYEKIYVEESSGAAVDIGVRYQTNVPGLTTALVLHNFGFVSELENESSKLPRMVRVGAAYLLPREILQGKITLATDVVQVFEGTSHFNLGAEYLLKNMLAFRLGYQSGYADKDIHVGVGFYFGRYRLNYAFVPFSSDLGNSHRISVVIQL